CATCTGACCCATcaacctagctagctagccaaAGGTCGGCCCACGGCCCGGTTTTCAGCCCGGCACAGGCATAGCCTAGCAAGAAGTTAATCGGGCTCGGGCTGGACAGCACGAGGCTCGTGCCGTGCCTGGGCCGACTCCTCGGCACATGGGCCGGCCTGGCCCGGCATGTTTAAGCCGCAGCCCGATCAGGCACGTGGGCCGGTCCGGGCACGGGACGCCTACTAAAGCCCGGGAGCCCGAGCGGCTCGGCGTATATAATGTCCGAGCGCCGGCCCCGAAACCCAAGCCCTCCATTCTCTTTCGCCTCGCCTTGCCTGCCGCCTCTTTGCCTTCCCCCGCTCCACGCGCGcccctccccacccccttcccaaccccccaaaccctagcctcgccgccgtcgctagTGTAGATCCGCCGCTCCCCTCGCCTCCTCCGCCTCTTCTCACCTAGATCTGTTGgtcccctcccttctcctccccctcTACTCGCTGGATCTAGCTCCTCGGTGGTCCTCCTTACCTCCCACGCCACCTCCCGGGCCGCGGCTCGGCCAGATCCGACGCCGGCAGCCACTCTCCTCCCTCACCTATGATCGGTGAGGGGGATTGAAGAAGGTGAAGGCGGGGCCGCGGGGTGCCAGGGTTGTGGCCGAGCGGCGTTGATGCTAGCCAAGTCTGGTTCCTTTGCTCGGCAGCCTCCTCGGCTCCTCTGCTCGTCGGATCTAGCTCCTCGGCACCACCAGATCTGACGCCGGCAAtccttctcctccctctcctATGGTCGGTGAAGAGGATTTAAGAAGATCAAGGTGGGGAAAGCCGAGCGGCGGTGAGCCGGCGACACAAGCCAGCGATGCCCGGTCTGGTCCTTTGCTCGGCGGCCTCCTCATCTCCTCTACTCGGCGTCAGatctgctccccctctcttgTTTTGTTGCTTCTCGAccttcttcatcttcctcttctccaaTCCCCATCTCCCTCTCCTAGTCTTCGGTGAGGTCATCGACGGCAACTCCGGTGCTTTGGTCACAGGTAACTCCGGTGCTCCAGTCATAGGTAAGTCCGGtcctcttctctttctttttttctttcttgttTCGGTTCTAACTGACTTGTTTCTCTACTCTGCCTCTGTTGCTCTTTCTTCTTGAACAAGCTGTCAAGGGACCGGAGGCCATCGATGGTTGACGACGACCCGTCATCCCACAACTATGAGTTGCGGGCGATGGGTCTTCGCGAAGACGATGAGGACGACCTGGCTGCGGATGCAAAGGAGTTGTTTGGCAGCAACTCTGCCATCAACCTAGATGTAGACGTCCAAAGACTTCCTAAGGGCCGTCTGCGTAGCCGACCGGCTCTGAGAGCGTGAGCACCAGCGCTGCCAGTGGCAGTGGCGGCTCCAGGAAGAGGAGGTCGTCCACCTCTAAGGTGCGGAAGGATTTCAAGGAGATCTATGAGGTAATCGACGGTAAGGAACGACGAACTGGTGCTAAATGTAGGCATTGCAAAAAAAATTTCATTGGTAAATCTACCCATGGTACTGGACGGTAAGGAGATCTATCATCTTTTGATAGATGGCCACACTTTTGACAGAACAACATTGGTATGTGGCTAAAAAAATTTGAATTCCTTGAACAGTTCTATGATTCCACTATTGTTCTCTCTGGTGTTTATTATCCTACATCTCCATTAATATTGCATCACGTTCTTGAGATAGCTAGCTAtctaaaaaattatgaaaataatagAGATTTAATAAATGTTATTACTCCTATGAAAGATAAGTTTTTACAATATTGGTGTGATATTCCTATGCTTTATGCCTGCTACTTAACTGAGGTAAGCGCTAAACTTTCTGTTATTTTTTATAAGTATGATGACAAGTTTGGTGCTGTAAGATAACAAAGAGCTGCACAACCAGGCCCTACAAGTAAGAAAAGGACTGCTTGAGGTAAGATCTTTGGGGGTGATCCTGCTGATTCTAGTTCCTAGTGTTGTTGGTCTTGGTGCTGGTCTTGGTGGTTCCTTCTCCTTGTATAGGAGATCATCTGCTAGTCCTTTGCTGCGTGCTACtacttctggtgcttctctagCTGCTGCTTCTGAACTTTCTGCTTATCTAGATAGTGATATTGTTAACCAGTACGACGATGACTTCAATATTTTGAACTGGTGGCATGCGCATAAACTATTATATCGTGTTCTTTCAATCCTAGCTAGAGATGTTATGATTGTGCCTGTTTCTACAATATTATCACAATCTGCTTTTAGTACTACTGGCAGGATCGATGCAGGACTTCAGCATGCCGTGAAGGATCAAGAACTTGAGGACTATTTTCAGAACTTATTTCTTGATGAAGAATATGTGTAGTTTGGTGGTGTACAGGTGTGGACATGTGGTCCCGAACTTAAACTTAAACTGATATTGATGTATTTGAACAATTTAGAGCTGATTGTACTCTTTTTTCCTTTGTATGGTTTTATCCTCACGAGGTGTGAGGTTTTACCTACAAAGGTTTTTAATGAGGTAGAAAATAAAACAATCCATTTCAAATTTATGAATGTGTATGTTTGAATGCTCAATGCCTTTATATTTGGATGTCTATGTCTGTCTATGTGCAAATGTATTgtttgaatgtgtatgtgtgaatgaaagtctttgaatttgAGAATATCTTAAGATTTCAATAAATTTCtagttaaatttgaaattttcaaatAATTCTAGATTGACGAAGGGGTTCATGTCTATATGAGCTCAGGGGCTGGCACGTCACGCAGATCCCGCATGGACAATCGAGCCGGCCCGGCATGGATAACAGGCCATCGTTTCGTGCTTAGGTCGAGACCTCGTCACGTGGACCGGGCACGATTAAGTAATTAGGCTAATCGAGCCAGGCCCGATCTGACTGGGCCAAATCGGGTTtgggccgtgccgtgccgtgccggaCGGCCCGAATGGCCAACTATGGTAGTTGGATCACCAGGTCTGCAGCTACCTACCGCTCCCATAGTGCAGACACGCAGTGCAGGGCATTTGCTGCTTCACGGTCGCTTGGATTTAGCGTTCCTGGACCGTCAGGTACTAGCAGCAGATGGTGCCTTCCTTCCCGGACTGGCAGGTACTAGCAGATGTTGCTGGCTTCgacgcttcttcctcggtcacGACGGCCCGTCCCTTCGGGGACGTGCTGGCTGCCACATTTACACCTAGCTTAAGCCAGGCATCGATGGATCAGCACGCCAAGGCCCCAGCCAGTAGAGCGTAGACCCATCTGCTCCCCGAGGCGACAGAAGGGCAAGGGCGCCTCAGATCAGGAGGCGTTGCGTGAGCCAACGTTAACCTACACCTAGCTACGACGTGCGGGGGCACCCATGATCCATGACGCGTTGTTTGTTGGTATGTGTGTGATGGATGAGAGCGTACAACCCCTTCGAGAGTGTGGTTCGCCGACTGGGAACGTGGGTATATTTTCATTCTAATAATattaaaattatttttaaacAACGTACCACATACTATGTATGTCGATCCATTTATTCGGAAATTTTTGTAACCGGTACGAAACAACGTACCACGTACCATGTCGATCCATTTATTCGGAAACTTTTGTAACCGGTACAACGCGCTGGTAGCAGCGCCATGCGCCACCCACAGGCCGCAGCCGCGTCGTGCATGCCGACGACGCACGCGGTGCATGCAGGCCACGTCGCCGAACGTCCGAGCCGCGACCGATGGAAGGTGGTTGCGCACTTGCGGCAGCGCGGCTATACGCCAGCTCAGCAGCCCACGGTCACCTAGCTAGAAGCCGCTGGCCGCTTGCGCGCGCGTGCGTACGCGAGCGCCATCGATCCCATCAGCCACCTCACTGGCTGCGCGCACCAGGACCAGGAGGCATGCATGCCCGTGCTGTGCTGCCTGTGCACGGTGGGGCGCCACGAGCGCCGCGTGTTTCCGTTACGCACATGACCGGACGCTAGCTGCTGTTTCATCACGACGTGTGTACGTACGTACAAAAGCGAGGACGCACGGCACCGCAGATGCAGGTTGCGCGGGTGCGGCGTACCTGCAGGTAGCTAGCGTACGTACCGGCGCACCGTACCCTACCACGCATGCAGTCCCGTCCCCACGCGCGGGCACGTACCGACGACGTACGTGCACATGGCCTGTCTGTctctcgccggcgccggccggccgcgccgcaTGCCAGCACCCGCCCGCCAACCCCGCGACCGCCGCCACTGCTGCACGTGCATGCCGCGATGCATGCACCTGGCCTGCAGGCGCAGGCTAGCGTGCGTCCTCCGGGTCCCCCGGGGCAGCTGGTCACTCGTACGGACGCGCGCCTCTCCACGATCGGGGTCAGGCGATCCGACCGGTCTTGGTCTTCCCGCGCATGCGCGGCGCGCGGCCCGCGGTCCCGTGGCGGGCCGTGGGGAGCTTCCGATCCTGCGCCTTTCCCTCTCCGGACGTGCATGGCTTCCGGTACctttgccggccatgtgccctGCGAAACCTCTGGCAGCAAGATCACCGCGCATTGACACGGACGCTGGAACCCAGACCATCAAAGGCCCTGCGCCTGATCGTTTCACCTCCACGCGGCCCACGCAGCTGCTTTTCGCGTtgccgtgcgtgcgtgcgtggccCGCTGCACGCACGCACGCCAGGCCAGGCCAGAccgccagccagccagcccgcCTGCCGCCCGGGGGCCGCGTGGCTCGGGTCCGTGCTCCACATCCACCCAACGCTCCAATCGCCCGGGTGGCGCGGCCGCATGGCACGGCGTGCCGACGCTGGCGCCGGCGGAGTGGCCGCGGTGGCGCCACCCAGCGCGGGGCCCCCACGTGCCCCCGCGTGGCTGTGGCCGCCAGCCACCCTTTCATCCTTGGACGCAGCGACCGAGCCAAGATCACCTTCTTTATTCAAGTATTGAAATCCGGAGGGGTCGGATTTGTCTCTACGGAAGCGGAGGGGCGGAATAAAGAAGCGAGGCGTGCGCCGCGCGTACGGCAGGCAGCTACCACCACCGGATCGGAGGACGGGGAAGACGCCCAAGGAAAAAAGGCAGGTGCAGTGGCTCCCGCGCAGGGTGTGGCCAGAGGGGAGGAACGccaccgcccccaccgccaccgCGCGCCGGGCCTGGCATCACATGCCCCTGCTATCGTTACCCGCGGCGCCCACCCGCTCCGATCTTGTCCAGGAAAGGGTGTTCCTGCAGCGGGCAGCGGCACGGGAAGCGACACGGGGGGAAAGAGATCGCCGGAACTCCAGGCTCCCCGCAGCGAAAGGGCATCCGGAGTGTAACCGGCCGCTCCCGCTTTCAACCTGGACCCACCCAGCGTATGGTTGTCTGCTCTTGTGTATAAGACCGATCAAATCTGTGCACAAGACCGGTCAAGTCTTAAAAGATAGGTCCTGCTCCaaattaaaaaataattttCTATCTCTCGATCCCATACCGATTGCACACGAAGGCGCAGCATGCGCGCGTCCTCGTCCCATCATCATTCTTTGCTGACTTTTTTATTGCTTATCGCCCAGTCTTTAGCTTGAGGCCGGGTCTTTACCTTTTGCCGTTACAACCCTTTTTAGCACCACGGGAACGGGGTCCCCTGGTCCGTGCAAATTAAGGATAAGTGGGCTAAAAGATCCTCCTACCCTATTAGCAATAACGGGCCAAACTAAAGCGCCTCCTAGAGGTTCCGAGACCGCAGGAGGCCAAACACCTCCCCGAGACATGGCGGTACCTTCATGGATAAGGGATTCGTCTGTTGGCGCATTTTAATGCGCCTGCCATGCTATGACAGAGCGAGGCTCGAGAGACGGCACACCTTCTCTGTAAAATAACATGATTAGAGGCATGCTCACAAATGGCACGGCGACCGAGATAGAGGGAGCCTCCCCTCCCGGGTCACGTCGCGTTATCTAGCGATGGACGGCGGGGTGGCCCCGCCACTCGCACCTCCCGTCACATCGGATAAACATAGAGAGGAGCGTATGCGGCTCCGGGCAACACATAGGAAAGACTCCGAGCGATGCATAGAACTCGGAGCAATCCCGGGATCCTTGAGGAGGTCCCCAGGTGAGGACAGTGCTGGCCCGTGGCGCAGGATCCTATCTGGCTGGCGAACGTCACTTGCAGACCAACATTCCTCATCAGACGCCGCATCCACACTTAAAACAATTATGGCTACCTTGAGGTCACTTGCGGCAGCTCTAATGGTGCTATCAATAAGCATTATCAGATACGACACAACTAGCACTACTAGAAAAACGCTCATCCAGTACCAGTTGGAAAGCCATTTGTCCCGGTAATACCGAGACTGAAAAGTCTCAGTCGGAAACAGGCTTTAGTACTGGTTTGAAACGGACATCGGTTCCGGTAATAACGAGAGTGAAAGTCTTGATTTTCGTCGCACGTAAACCATATTGTTGCTAACAAAAAAATATGCGCTGCTAGACAAACTAGCATTAGTACTGGGCATACGACAGGTTTAGTACCGTAGTATCGTagcaaattatagattaattagactCGTTAAATTTATTTAATAGAtttataaataaattttatttaataagATTCTCATTTGACGGGGACTGTACATCGTGCGTTCACACCTCACACCTGACACCACCACCCCCTGCAGCCAAGGCTGGCGCCGTGCGCGTGGCCCACCCACCGCGCGGGCCGGCAGCCTTTCCGGACGGGATCCGCTTGTCGACGGCCGTTGCATTGGGCACCCGCCATTATTGCCCTACTTGATCCACGGCCACTACACCGCGTCTCGTACTGCTTTGCCGCCCGGCCCCACACTGATTTCCGGCAGCCgtacacgcacgcacgcacgctccGTCAGCTCGTCGTCCGCCTCCCACCGCGAACCCCGGGCGCCCGCCTCCCCTTTTGTCGTCGCCTCACCCGTATCACCCATGCGCTCCCACCAGTGAGTGACCAGGCCACCACTACCGCCCACCCACTCGCCGCGACTCCCATCGCCGCCGCAGTCCATGTGGCGTCGCCACCTCCGCGGTATATAACCCAACCGCACCTCCACCGTACCCACTTCCTCTTCGACTTCCCCACTTCAACTCTCTTTCATCTATTCGATCCGATTCCATGGAGAGAACTCTTCCGGGCACAACAATGGCCGTGCACCAGGCGCGCTTCGCCGGCGTCCTTCCGCCATGCGCCTGGTACGGGGAGCTCAACGACTACGGCGCGCTCCTGTCCGCCGCGTCTGCCAACGGCGGGTGGCAGTACGActgcgccgccggcggcggcgtggcaagCGGCGCGCAGAGCGAGCTGACGTGCAACGGTGGCGCCGCGGTGGCCCTGCCCTCGCGGAAGCGCGGCAGGGAGGACGAGCCCGAGCGGCACTACGTGGCGGCGGCCTCGTCGGCGGCGCTCCTGCCGATCCCGGGGTGGCACGAGACAGCCCCCGTCGCGCACCAGCCCCCAGCGGCTGTTGCGAGCCGGATGGCGCAGTCGCCAGCGGCGGTCACGAGCCGGATGGCGGAGTCCGCGATGGCGTCgacgagcggccggccggccgccgcggtCGCCGCGTCGTCGGTGGCGGATGCGCTGGTGGCCGAGATGTGCCAGCAGAGCGCGGAGGTCGACGCGCTGGTGCGCGCCGAGTGCGACCGCCTCCGCGCCGGGCTGGAGCAGGCGCGCAAGCGGAGGTGCGTGGCGCtggcgagcgccgccgcgaagggcgcggcgcgcgcgctgCGGGACCGGGAggtggagctggaggcggcccggcgccgcgcggcggagctcgaggagcgGCTACGGCAGGCGGCGGCCGAGAGCcaggcgtggcgcggcgcggcgcgcagcAGCGAGGCCGTCGCGGCCGGGCTCCGCGCCACGCTCGCGACCATCCTCCTCGGCGGCGGCTCCGCAGCGCAGCCCGCAGAGGAGGGCTTCGGCGACTCCGGGTCGTGCTGCTTCGTGGCCGACGCCGACGACGCGCCGGTGGTacacgccgccaccgcctcgtcCTCGGGTAGCAGCAAGTGGGCGTGCCGGGcgtgcggcagcggcgaggcgtcggtgctgctgctgccgtgcCGGCACCTGTGCCTGTGCAGGGCGTGCGAGCCCCGGGCGGACGCGTGCCCCGTCTGCCTCGCCGCCAGGAGCGCGTCCATCCACGTCGCCGCCGACTGACCGATGACCACCGGAGGTCGCCACGGCGCGCGTCGGTTGGCTCCGTGGGCCGTGTCGTCAACTGACATTACTCCAGATGCGTAATTAGTAGGCTGTTAGGTCGTTAGATGAGCTCGATCCCGTTCGTTTGTTCTTTCCGGGAGTTACGGCCCGGTGGATGATTTGTTCCGTCTTCTGTTGAATGTGAATGAGCATCTGCCGCAGCTACGTGCTTCTGGTCCAAACCCTATACTGGccacggcggagcagagcggacGCCGTCGATCTGCCACCAGGCCGTGTGGGCTCACGTGCGTCGTACGCCGCGTCATCCAAGCTTTCGTTCAGAGAAAGCGCGAGGAAGAGGCCCGACGAGGAGTCATCAGCACAGAGCACACGGTGTAAACAGTTGCCATGCATCGGGCATCGGCGTTTGTTCTTTTCCTTGCCGTGCCGTTCCTGGTTTGCTATCGTCCTTTGCATCATGACAGGGATAGATGGCTGCTTGTACGTAAAGTAGTACTTGTCCGGTCCTAGCCAGCTAGTCTTTCTCCTTTTGTCCTAGCGATCTCTGTTTCACATTTACCGCGTCGATCACTTGATTAGGGCTTCAGTTTTGCACGTGTTAGCCTGTTAGGGGGAAAACCATACAGATCAGTTCAAAATGGTGAGGCATCAGGCATGGAGTCACATCATTAGCCTTGTCTCTACCAACCTACGTGCATACGGCCCATGCCCGTTCTGCTCTGTTCTTCTTTGCTAGCTTTTGATCATGTCCTTCTCCAGTCGAGATCGATACAGTTGGGCAGATGGCTGTCTCATCTCTCTGCGCGGGATGAGGCGTGTATGTGAATCCAACCGAACCACGAGCTCACAATCCGTGTCCTATCTACAACAAGACGGCAAAGATCAAGCAGGTCACATCCGCTTTTATTTTCCCTGGTCGACCAGCGCGTGACCGACTGACCACCGGCCGGCCGGGGTCCCTTTCCTCGACCGATCGTGCATTGATCATTGATGCTGCCGCTCATGGCCTGCTTCGTCCGTGTAGTCCCCGTCAGTCAAACCGATGAGCCTGCCTGCCTTTTGCGACCAAAAACACCAGCTGCACGCATGGCATCATGGCCTTTCGCCTTTGATGGTCGATGCCGGTTGATGGGGTCTGTGTCTAATGTGATGAAAAGAGCACATGGAATGGAACGGAAAAGCTGGTGGCCGGTGGCCGGGCAGCCACCATGATTAATTAGGCGCCCTGGCTAAGCTAAGCGTTGGAGTCGTTCTCCAACCAATCTCTATCAACAAAATGCTAGGCAAATCACTTTGCCTCAAGTCTAAACGGATTGATAGATATCCCCTTCCCCATTATGAACCTGCTAGTGATCGCGGATACATTAACTTTCTCTTCCACAACCTAAAATTAGAGAACGGAAAGGGACCGACAGGGAGTGTGATCCGACCACAAGtttttcaaagaaaaaaaaaagatcagCAGGGTTAAGACCGCCCCACAGCTTTTCATCAAGACGAAGCAACCCGCTCCTGGGCTAGAAAATTTCTGAATCACAGCGAATTGAGCGCTCGGTTGGTAAGATCCCTTATGGTGGAATCTGCCGACCCGGTTCGAGTCCTCAGCCTGGCACAGGTGCTCGTATTTTCCTAAATTTAGTTCAGAATTTAACCAGCGCTATTCTTTCTTTCAGTGGCAGACGACGTGCCCGTCGACAACGAGACGTATGTGGCGACTCATCAATTTCGAGAATCTGCTTCAGTCTTTAGATGTGCTCATAGGGTAGGATTGTGTGTATATTTGTGAGTGTATGCGTCTGTGTTTCTTAAAAAAAACCGAATCACAAATTCTTCAGAATGACCAAATTAATACCTAACACCAGGATCTTATGTAGAAGAGGATGGGGTCATAATAGATGGTGATAAGCCTCAGCTCCGGCCCTGTTTACTCCTGAACACAAATCAAATGGAGTACTTTAACCTGTTCAATGC
Above is a genomic segment from Panicum hallii strain FIL2 chromosome 8, PHallii_v3.1, whole genome shotgun sequence containing:
- the LOC112902966 gene encoding BOI-related E3 ubiquitin-protein ligase 1-like, whose translation is MERTLPGTTMAVHQARFAGVLPPCAWYGELNDYGALLSAASANGGWQYDCAAGGGVASGAQSELTCNGGAAVALPSRKRGREDEPERHYVAAASSAALLPIPGWHETAPVAHQPPAAVASRMAQSPAAVTSRMAESAMASTSGRPAAAVAASSVADALVAEMCQQSAEVDALVRAECDRLRAGLEQARKRRCVALASAAAKGAARALRDREVELEAARRRAAELEERLRQAAAESQAWRGAARSSEAVAAGLRATLATILLGGGSAAQPAEEGFGDSGSCCFVADADDAPVVHAATASSSGSSKWACRACGSGEASVLLLPCRHLCLCRACEPRADACPVCLAARSASIHVAAD